A genomic stretch from Solanum stenotomum isolate F172 chromosome 8, ASM1918654v1, whole genome shotgun sequence includes:
- the LOC125874362 gene encoding purine permease 3-like, with translation MEPQVSSRMKKILLIINSIFLAVGTCGAPLIMRLYFIKGGKRIWLSCWLQTVAWPINFIPLVISYLYRRKNNNNNSSKLILMTPRIFMATIGIGILQGCVNYSYAYGLAKLPVSTSGLLSSTQLVFTAFFAFIIVRLKFTSYSVNSVFLLTIGAVVLALHSGSDRPEGESKKLYILGFIMTLAAAALAGLIFPLVELIYKKAQQAITYTFVLEFQIVYCFVATLFSTIGMIINNDFQAISGEAKTFELGEGRYYVVIILSTIIWQFYFLGSIGVIYSASSLVCGILISVLLPLTEVLAVILYRENFSAEKGISLALSLWGFVSYFYGDYKANNKRKKNQSPEIETTDKINCTP, from the exons ATGGAACCTCAAGTAAGCTCAAGAATGAAGAAAATTCTTCTAATCATCAACTCTATATTTCTAGCTGTAGGAACCTGTGGTGCCCCTTTGATCATGCGCCTCTACTTCATCAAAGGAGGCAAAAGAATTTGGTTATCATGCTGGCTACAAACTGTTGCTTGGCCAATCAATTTCATCCCTTTAGTCATTTCCTACTTGTATCGtcgcaaaaataataataataatagcagCAAGCTCATTCTCATGACTCCCCGGATTTTCATGGCCACTATAGGGATTGGAATCCTACAAGGATGTGTGAACTATTCCTACGCTTATGGCTTAGCCAAATTACCCGTTTCCACTAGCGGACTTCTCAGTTCTACTCAACTTGTTTTCACTGCCTTCTTTGCCTTCATTATTGTGAGGCTGAAGTTCACTTCTTATTCCGTCAACTCCGTTTTTTTATTAACGATTGGTGCAGTGGTTTTGGCCCTACACTCCGGTAGTGATCGACCGGAGGGAGAGTCGAAGAAACTCTATATATTAGGGTTTATTATGACCCTGGCAGCTGCTGCATTGGCTGGCCTTATTTTTCCTTTGGTGGAGTTGATATACAAAAAGGCACAACAAGCAATCACTTACACATTTGTATTGGAGTTTCAGATTGTATATTGCTTTGTTGCTACTCTCTTTTCAacaattgggatgatcattaaCAACGATTTTCAG GCAATTTCAGGTGAGGCAAAAACATTTGAACTTGGAGAAGGTAGATATTATGTTGTGATAATATTGAGTACAATAATTTGGCAATTCTACTTCTTAGGGTCCATTGGAGTCATCTATTCTGCTTCTTCTTTGGTATGTGGCATTTTGATATCAGTTCTACTTCCTCTCACCGAAGTTTTAGCTGTTATCCTTTACCGCGAAAATTTCAGTGCAGAGAAAGGGATTTCTCTTGCCCTTTCTCTATGGGGAtttgtttcatatttttatggTGATTATAAAGCGAACaacaagagaaagaaaaatcaatCTCCAGAAATTGAGACGACTGATAAAATTAATTGTACCCCGTGA